The following is a genomic window from Desulfosoma caldarium.
CGCGCTCACGCCACGGACGGTGGTTTGGTTACGGCTCTGTTGCTGCATCTGTTTCACACAGGGCGCATCGACGGGGCCATTGTGGCCAAGCGAGTGGGCCCGTACCAGCGGGAGCCTTATTTGGCCACATCGCCTGAAGAGATCATGGAGTCTCGGGGGTTTTTCTTTGATACCAGCCATAATGTGGCGGGGCTGGGCGATGCTTACATGGCGCGAGCCAGCGTGGAAGCCATGAGCCCTCTGATGAGCAAAGGGCTTCGCCGGGTGGCCCTTGTGGGAACCCCGTGTCAAATTCAGGCGTTTCGACGCATGGAAACCTTGGGCGTCGTGCCGTCCGAATCGGTGGCGTTCTGCTTTGGCCTCTATTGTTCCGGGAACTTCCTTTTCGACGAACCCCATCGCCTGGAACTGGCGCGAGCCGGAAATTTTTCCTGGGATCAGGTGGTCAAGATGAACGTCAAGGAATTTTTTCAGGTCCACCTTCAGGACGGCACGGTGCGGCACTTAGACCTTCATGTTCTGGACCGCCTCAAACGGCACGCCTGCCGATACTGCGAAGACTACAGCGCCGAAGTGGCGGACATTTCCTTCGGCGGCCTTGGCGCTCCCGAAGGCTGGACGTCCTTCATCACGCGAACTCCCAAGGGCCGCGCCGCCTATTTGGATGCGCGAGGCCGAACGGTGGAAGAAATGGATCGTCATCAAGACCCAGGCCTGTCGGACAAGGTTCTTGAAGCGGTCATGAGGGCGGCGGCGCGTAAACGCGCCGAGGCCAGGGAGCATCGCCGTGAATTGGGAAAAGCTGTGGTTGTCGCCCTGTAATGTTTTGGGGCGGATGCCGCGTGAGGAGGACCAGCCATGTCAGTGACCGTAGCCAGTGAATGGCTCAATGCCTGTTCCGGATGTGAAATTTCCCTGGTGGATCTGGGGGAACGCCTTCTGGACGTGCTCAATCTTGTGGAAATCGTCCATATGCCGGTTCTGTTGGATCACAAGTATTTCGGCCAGACCGGAGACAAAAAGCACGTGGATATTCCCGAAGCCGAAGTGGGTCTCATCAGCGGCGGCATTCGCAACGAAGAACATGCGCACATCGCTGCTCACATGCGATCCCGCTGCAAAGTGATCATCGCTTTGGGAACCTGCGCCACGCATGGAGGCATTCCCGCTTTGGCCAACAGCTTTCCGGTATCGGATCTTTTGGAACGGTGCTTTACCACGGAAAGTACCGACGAAAACCCTCGAACCTTTGAACCCCCTGTCCCTCAGCTTTTGGACAGATGCTCGGCCTTGGACGAACACATTGCCGTGGATGTGTACCTGCCGGGATGCCCGCCGCACCCAGACCAGCTCTTCTCGGCACTCACAGCCCTCGTGCAAGGAACAATGCCGGAACTTCCCGCCAAAAGCGTCTGCGACACGTGTCCGACGGTGCGCGAAGGCAAGGGAAAGCTGACGGAGCTGCGCCGATTTTTGCAAAATCCTTTCTATTCCAGCCCGAGGGAACCTCTGGACAAGATGCCATGTCTTTTGGAACAGGGCTTCCTGTGCATGGGCCCTGTGACACGAGCCGGCTGCGGCGGGGACGCCACAACGCCGCGATGCATCGCCGCCCGAGTCCCCTGTCGCGGCTGTTACGGCCCCGTGCGCCACGACGGCAACCCCATGCTGGACATGCTCAACGCTTTGGCCTCCAACGGCATCGACGTCAAATCTCTTCCGGAATTCCCGTCGCTTCTGCGCTTTGCGGGAGCCCACCGGTTGCTCAGGCCTTCACGGCCGCGAAAGGAGCGTTAGACCATGAGTCGGGAGATTCATATTCAGCCCATCACGCGCATCGAAGGCCACGCCTCCATTCAGATTCAGCTCAACGAGGCGGGCGATGTTCAGGATGCGCGCGTCAACATTATGTCTCTTCGAGGGTTTGAAAAATTCATCGAAGGCAAACCTGCCGAAGAGGTGCCTCGCATCGTCAGCCGCATCTGCGGCATCTGCCCCTGGATGCACCACTTGGCATCCAACAAGGCGGTGGACCGCTGCTTTGGTGTCACGCCACCCCCGGCCGCTCAAAAGCTGCGGGAACTCATGCAGACCATCGCCCATGCGGAAGATAAACTGCTGCACTTTTTCTTTTTGGCTGCCGCCGATTTCGTCATCGGCCCCGATGCTGATTACTCGGTGCGCAACGTAATCGGCATCGCCAAGGCACATCCGGAACTGGCCCAAAAAGTGGTGCACATGCGGCATCGCGCCAAGATGGTTCTGGAAAAATTCGCCGGCAAAGCCATCCATCCCATTGCGGGCGTGGTGGGTGGTTTTTCCAAACCCATGCTTGAAGAAGACCGCCGGGAAATTCTCGCCCAAATGCGGGAGCTGTTGGATTTTGCGCTGTTTACTTTGGAATTTGCCAAGACCAAAGTTTTTCCCCCGTACATGGAAACCATTCAGTCCCTGGGAGTCATTCGCACGGGATTTATCGGCACGGTGGATGCGACGGGCGCCCTAAATCTTTACGACGGGCGTGTTCGCCTCATGAAACCCGACGGAACCTTTACGGAATTTGACGTTCAGGACTACGCCGACGTTCTCGGGGAACATGTGGAACCGTATTCCTACGCCAAAATGCCTTATGCCAAGGTGTGGAACGAAGGCTTTTGTCTCGACGAAAACAACCCTCGAGGCATCTATCGGGCCAATACATTAGCCCGCATCAACGTGGCGGATCGCATCGCCACCCCTCGAGCGCAGGCGGAATTGGAGGAATTCCGCGAAAAATTCGGCCGCCCCGCCCAAGCGACGCTCCTCTATCACTGGGCCCGGCTTATCGAAGAAGTCTATGCCTGCGAGCACGCCATTGAACTCTTGGAGGATCCCGAGATTTGCGATCCCCAGGTTCGGGCCGAGGTGGAACCTCGAGCGGGCCGCGGCGTCGGCAGCGTGGAGGCGCCCCGCGGAACCCTCATTCATGACTACTCCACGGACGAGAACGGCTTGATCACTCGAGCCAATCTCATTGTCGGAACCACCCACAACATCGCTCCCATGAACCTGAGCGTTAAGCAGGCGGCTCGATCCCTCATTCACCAAGGCGTCGTGGATCAGGGACTTTTGAACCGCGTGGAAATGGCGGTGCGCGCCTACGACCCCTGAATTTCCTGCGCCACTCATCGCCTGGACGGCGAATCGGCAATCCAGATCACCATCCTTGACGCGGCCGGAACTCCAATCGTCCGCTGGCCGCGATCGAGCACCGTCTGACACCTCACGGGGCGTGCTCGAAACGATTCATCGCCTCAACAGAAGGGGGCTCGGGTGCCTTTCATGCGCTTCGAAGCCCCCCTTTTTTTTTCGGAAGGAACCCTATCCAGCCCATGGGCAACCACTTGCGCGCCGCTCGTCACCCTTCCAAGCAAGCACTCCGTCAGCCCTGCTCGGTTAATTGAGATTTTGTGTGGAAACCGCGCCAATGTTGTGCGAGTTTCCTCGCAATCGGCCTCTTCAAACAACGCCCGTACGGGTTAAGATGACCTGGGGCCAGTCTCATCGACCACTACGCCGGCCGTCCAGGGTACCGGTGGGCAAGTCCGAGAAAACGCCGGCCACCAGTCCATGGGCGGAATGTGGTGAAGGAGGCCGGATCGAAGGCTTTGTGTGCACGCCATTTTCATTTCGGGGTGCTTTCGGCACATAAGCGCTCAAGGCGTTGACGTTATGGACGAAGCGGCCACAAGAGATGCCGAGAATCGAAAGAAAGCGCTGCAGCGCTTCTTGTGTTCATCGTGACGGCCATCGTTGCCGTGCGGTTTAAGGTCATCGAGGAGCATCTTCGGGTGGAATCGCTCCAATGCCTCATGGACTCCGTGGGGCTGTGGGCCCCCATCGCCTTCGCCGCTCGTTGGAAGGCGCAACATATTATGATTATGGCACACATTCCCATGTGCGTTCATGAAGTCCATGGGCAGGCTGGTTTCAAAATATCCATGGTTTGCGGGCGAACGGATCGTTGTGATCCAGAGACCTGAAAGCGCCGCGGCACGGACCGCCTTCACATCCCGTCATGACTGGCGTGACAGAAACCTTGCTCTGGCACGTTCTGTGCCCTACGCTTTGGGTGAAAAAAATGGAGGTGTCATCATGATCCACACCGCATCGACTGTCTTGACCATGGTTATGAAGGCTTTCGGCGCCCAGGCGCGAGCTCCGTGGTTGGCTACGGGTCTCGGTTCGTGGGCCTCTCCGTGGTGTCCTTTTTTCGGGGGATGGGCCGGAGGATGGTTTCCCTTGATTTTCGGCGTCCTTTTCTGGGTGCTTGTCTGTGTCTCCATGATCCTTGTGATCCGCCGACTGCTTCGGTCTTCACCGGACGACGCGCGGCCGTCGACCGGGTCGTCACGGGCTGAGGAAATTCTCAAAGAGCGGTATGCCCGGGGCGAGATCACGGAAGAGGAGTTTCACAAAATGCTGGGCCAGATCCGGTGAGTGTCCTAAAGAGCTCAAGCCCGTGGCGCCGGTTTCAACGGCGGACGGCGAACAGAAGAGCCGATGATGGGGACGCGCGAACGGGTCCCAAAGGTCTTGTACGGATGGTATGGGCCATTGTCGCCGCCGCAATTTTCAGGGATGAGTGCACCGTGCCGTAAAATCCGCCTCCGCCTCGGCGACAGCCGTTTGAAAACCCACAAAGGCCCAGGTTTCGGACAACGCCATGTAGCGGGCCACGTTCGAAACGCCCTTGGCGCTGCTTTGGTACAGAATCCGTCGCTTTTTTTTTGGCTGAAGCCTCCTGAAGGTCGGCCCACCCGTCGCTTCGCATCCGGGATGGCCTAGTGACCTTATGGAAAGGCTGCGCCACGCCGCATACCCCGCCTCAGCTCATGACGGAACGGTCACAAACGTTTTTTTCTTTGATCAAACTGGAAGTGAGGGCGAGATTTTGGAGCGGGGATTTGAACGCCAGACAAGGATCTGAGCGCTTTGTTCGACAGTGCGAGTCTGTTTTGGATCGTCAACCCGGCCCTCATTTTCCCCGTAAATCAAGGTGACCGGTTGAACGCCAATGTGCGGCAGAGCCTTAGGCGGCCTGCGAAGAAGCCGTGGCTCGGTATCGGCAAACGGTCTTGACGGCTTTTGCGGAAATGAAAAGCCGCCTCGCCCCACATTCTGACTTGGCCATATGACGACGTGACGGATGATGTGGGGTCCGCCCAACGCCAGCTAGATAGCCTATGATCGGTACGTGGCCGGTCCGGCAACGTGTCTTCAAGTGGCCACGGCCAGCAGCCTTTGGCCCTTGACCGATCGGTCTTGCGCCTTAGGGGACAGCGGATGGTAATTACGGTGGGACGGTTCAAAGTGTCGGGCTGGGGGAGGAAGGCCTCTGCTTTTCTTCCTTCGAAGCAAAACGGCGGACAACTTCAGCCACCGGCCCCGAACGATTGCTGAGCACCCGAATGCCGCGACGTTCCAGGAAAACCCGAGCCCGCTCCTCGATGGCTCCGCAAATGAAGACTTGCACGCCCAGGGCCAATACCTTTTCCAGTTTTTGTTGCACCGTCTGTTTTGCCATGTCGAGAGGTATTCGCAGGCGCACGCGGCCTTTGTGAAAGACGCACAAAAGGATTTCCGGCGCCGTGGCGAAGTGGGGCGCGACATTGGGCCCGAAGCGGGGAATGGCCACCTTGATGAAGCCCTGTTCGAAAGGCGAGGTCGTCTCGGGCATGGAGACCTCCGGTTAAGAAATGCCGTAACGTTTCATCTTGCGCCATAGCGTCGCGCGGCTGATACCCAGCTCTCGAGCCGCTTCCACGCGGTTGCCGTCGACCTTGCGCAGCACCCAGCGGATGGTGCGTTCTTCGGACGAGGCCAAAGGGGAGGCGTCAGGGTTTTCCCGGCGGCGGGTTCGGACCTTGCCCACCACATCCATGGGCAGGTGTTTCACCTCGATGATGGGACCGGAACACAGAACGCAGGCGTGTTCGATGATGTTTTCCAACTCCCTGACGTTCCCCGGAAAGTCATAGTTCATCAAAAGACTCAAAGCGTGCTCCGAAATTTCACGAATGTTTTTCCCGCACACGGCGTTGTACTTTTTCAGCATGTGGCGAGCCAGCAAGGGGATGTCTTCCCGTCGTTCCGCCAGCGTAGGCAACCGAATACCGATCACGTTCAACCGGTAAAAGAGATCAGCTCGAAAGGTGCCATCTTCAACCTTGCGCTCCAAATCCACATTACTGGCCGCCACAATGCGCACATCGGCGGACTCGGGTTCTGTGGTGCCCAAAGGAACAAAAACCCGTTCTTCCAAGAACCGTAGAAGCTTGACCTGAAGTGCACCGGACATGCACTGCACTTCGTCAAGAAAAAGGGTGCCGCCCTCAGCGCTTTGCAAACGTCCCGGTTTGTCTTTCTTCGCATCGGTAAACGCGCCCTTGCGATACCCGAAGAGCTCCGATTCCAAGAGAGGGTCTGGGATCGTTCCACAATTGAGTTTCACGAAGGGACCGTCGCGGCGGGGGCTAAGCTGGTGGATGATGCGGGCCAGCATGCTCTTGCCCGTACCGCTTTCCCCCTGGATCAACACCGTGCTGGGGCTTTCGGCCACGACGGGCAGAAGCTCAAGAATTTCCTGCATGAGCGGGTTTTTGCTGACCACTTCGCCGAAATGGTAAGAATCGTGTAGCACCTTGCGGAGGTCCTCCTCCACACTGCAATCCCGAACCACTTCCACCGCCGCAACCACCCGCCCCTGATCATCCTTGATGGGGGAGACCGAAATGCACACGGGCACTTCCCGGTGATCTCGAGTGACGATCCGCGCGGGGCGATCCCGAACCCCTTCACCGGTCTGAAAAACGAGGTCCAGAGGGCACTGGGTCTGGCACAGGTCGGAGCGTAACACGTCATAACAGGTCCGTCCCAGGGCCTCTTGGATACGAAACCCCGTGAGGCGTTCCGCGGCATGGTTGAAGAAGCCTTCAATGCGCCGATCCCGGCCGACCATGAAAAGCCCATCGCCGATGCTGTTCATGATCAAACAGCAGGTGTGCCCGTCGTCGGTCAAACCACACACGGACGTTGTCCCGGGGCGGAAACCTTCTTCGTGCCTGCCGTTCATAACCTCTCGCTCTCTTTCCTTCCTTGAAATGCTTCAAAACGTTGCCATTTTTCAGGCGCTGTCCCGGGCCAGAAGGGCGGCTCCCAGGGCACCGATGATCTGAGGCTCCGGGGCCGTCGCAATGCGCCCTGCGAGACGCCGCTCCAAGGCCTTCACAACCCCGACGTTTTTCGCCACTCCCCCGGTCATGGCGACCACGGGACGCCGCCCGACCTTTTTCAGCAAGGCCGCGGTGCGTTCTGCCACGCTCTCGCAAATGCCCCGACAGATGGCCTCCACCGGATGCCCCTCCGCAATGTGGGAGACCACCTCGCTTTCGGCAAAAACGGAACAGACCGAACTGATGGGCACGGCCCGAGACGCCCTGGCACCCAGGGCGCTCAAATCCTCGATGTCCATCTCCAGGGCTCGAGCCATGAGTTCCAAAAAACGCCCCGTTCCCGCGGCGCACTTGTCGTTCATGAGAAAATTTTCCACCTCGCCCCGGTCGTTGACCGCAATGGCTTTGGTGTCCTGTCCGCCGATATCGATGATGGTGCGCACCTCGGGAAACAGGTGCCACATGCCGCGCGCATGGCACGTGATTTCGGTCACCTGCTCGTCGGCAAAATCCACCACTTTGCGGCCGTAGCCCGTCGCCACGCATCGACGCACAGGCCCGTATCGTTGGGAAACCTCACGAAGGAACCGATCCAGGGAGGCCGCCGCCCGACGGGCACTCGCCCCGGTGGCGCTCATGATGTGCGCCACCATGTCCCCTTGCGAGTCCACCACCACGGCTTTGGCCGTCATGGACCCGATGTCGATTCCGGCAAAAAGCCCGTCTCGCGAGGCGCTCGTTTTTCGATGTGTTCCCGCACGCGTTCTTAAAAGCTCCACGAAACCCTCCAATCGCGTCCGCGTCGGCCCTTCCGCATAGCTGCGGCTGTCGATGCAATCCCCGTCAAGATCCAGAAAAGGAACGTTGAGCCTTTCCAACAGTTCCGCCACAGCCCGCACCCCGCCCTGGCCCTGACGGCATCCCCAATGGGAAAAATGGACCACCCCGTCGGGTTTCGCCTCCCGCACCATGCGCTCCACCATCTCCACCCGCCTGTCCACGGGTCCCAGCCCGGGGTTCTGAAGCAGCTTGACCGCCAGGCTCTCGTAGGGACGCTGCGGATCCAAAGGATCCCAAAACACGTGGGTGATCTCATCCAGCACGGGCCACAGGTTCAGTGTCCGTTCCATGAAGGGGACGAAATTTCCCTTGAAATAGGGAAAGGTGAGGAGCCAAACGAGGCGGAAGGCGCCATGGGCGGAATCCACGGAGGTCGACACCCAACGAATCTCTTCCGCAAGGCGCTTCAAGAGCCGAGGCGTCTGCGGCAGGCCGGTCATGAGCTGCGCCTGAATCAAGGCCGTGCTCACGTCCTTGCCGCACACGCCGGCAGGCGCTGCGGCTCGAAGCTTATTCAGCCGGACCATCGCGGCCCGGGCTTCGTTACTGTAGCCAAAAACGCGCTCCCAGTCAGTGCGGCTCGGTCTTTTCCCGCTCAGCGTCGACAGAACACTGTCCGCGTGCTCGATCTGCTGCGCCAAATAGGTGCGAGCCTCCGGCGTATCTTCCTGAGGAACATCGAGGACGATGAAGGGAATATCCAGGCGTGCGGCCAGTTCTTCCAAGGCCTTGCACTGGGTGTCGCACAGATGGGTCGTCGCCGCCACCGCATCCACAGAGGGCAGATACCCTTTGAGGAAAGCGGCCATGGCGGCACGGTGAAATGTGCAGCTTTCCACGGGGAAGCCTTCCCCATCCACTGCCGTGAGAGCGCTTTTTTCAAGGCCCGTGGAAGCCAAAGCCGAAGCCAGGAATTCGCCGAACATGGGCGTCATGCCGTGGCCGTGGAGCAGTTCCACGGGAAAGAAAAAGCCCGCCAGCACCGTGGGTTTCCTCTTCGCATACAACGCGGCCAAAAAGCGCAGGATTTCATGGTGCAAAGCATCGAGAGCCGACCTTCGGGTCATGGCTCTCAGTTTTTCAACGGTGAGCAAACCTCTGGCCATGAGCGGCAACATCAAACGCTCAAAGTCCCGCATGCCTATCCTTCCTCCCCGCCATCGGCGGATCCCGTCTCTTGCCGACCATTTCCACAAAGGCCTGCACCCGGGTTTCCATCTGCCCCCATGAAGCCGCCGATCCATCCCGTTCCACGTGCAAAAACGGGATTCTCTCCTGCGCCATCACGGCGGCCAGGCGCGGGAGTCGCCACCGCACCATGTCGCAAAACTTCAAGGTCGGAAAAATCACCCCGTCCGCTTTCGTTTCTCGAACCAGACGCAAGATGTAATCCACAAAACCCATGGCGTCCACGCGCCGGGCACAGGGCGCTCGGTGGAGATACCGGCGCGCCACGGCCCGCAGCGGATCGGCGTCTTCCCGAACGAGTGTATCGAAATGGCGTGTTCCCGTACACAGGGCGTCGGCCACAACCTGGGTCCCGCACGCTTCCACCCGTCGCACGAGAAGCCGCGCATCCCCCGCGCATCCGCCCAGCACCACACGCACATTCATCCCGATGCCGTCTTTGAAAGTTTCTGCGAGGGTGCACAGCGCGGCGCTTTCGGCAAGAAAACCCCTCTTGTCTTCCACGAAAGCCTTGACCAGCCATTGCATGTAATCGGTTCCGGATATCCCGCGATTCAGCGCAGCCCGCAACCCATCCAGCGTTCGCACCCTGAGCCGTGTCTCGTTCAGGATCGCCACCGCCTGGCGAAGGTCCGCCTCCGTCATGGCCCTCCCTGAAAGGGCCTTTAAAAAGGCCGCCAGTTTTTTCAGGACTGCCACCCAGTAGCTTTCCGCCGCCGGACCGCCGACAAAGGGAAAATCGAGCCGATACACAGGCGGGGCCTTGATGTGACGCTCCCACACATCCGCAAGGCGCCTCATGGCATCGCAGGAGTTCACCACCACGACGGCCGCCATATGCCGAAAAGCGCCGCTCAGGGCGGCTTGAAGCACCCCGTGGACATAGGCGCAAAAGGTGGTCGGCAGAACCGCCTCGGATTCTTCTCCGCGCGCTTCAAACCCATAGAGCCTCACAGGCCTAAAACCGGCCGCCAAGAGGAGTTCCTCAGGAGTTGCCGAGCACAACCAGCCCACGGCCGGAGCGGCGCCGTTGCCGTCAAGGAGCGTTTTCTCAGGCCGACTCACGGCACGCACCCCCATCATCAAGCCGTGAGCCTTCCGCAGATTCTGCCCCGCTCACGTAAGCCGCCACCACAGGCCGATATGGCTCCGAAATCTCCCACGTTGCGGTCAAAATCCCTGCCAATCGCATGCGGCTGATTATCTGGACAACTTCAGAGAGCTGACCGGCAATTTTCTGGGCCACCTCCTCGGCGACAGCCTTTAAGGCCTGCGGGTCCTTGGCCGACGCACCGCGGAAAACTGCCGGGTCTTCCTGAAGCAGGCGCAACACCCGCACCACCATGGCCTTTTCGTAAGGGAGCGCGTGCGCGAACGTGGCAAAGCGGCGCACTTCCGTCGGCAAGGCATCCAAAAGCCGCCGCAGCTCGTGAATTCTGCGGTAACGAAAGTCCATGTCGCCGTGAAGCATCTCCCGATCGAACTCCCCTTTGGGGTATTCTCTTTGAATCTGATCGAGAATTGCCAGCCCCCTGTTGAGCGCGGAACCTACGTCTTGGACGTTCATGCCCCATCTCCTCCTTGTTGCGCCCCACCTTTCCTAAGCCTCATCTCCCAAAGGCATCGCAGGTATCGCACGTAGCCCGGGCAGAGATAGGGCCTTAGCCGCCTTGAGTAGCGCTTGTGCAGGCTTCGCACGTAATGGGACATGACCTGAAGAACCGCAGCGTCCGACAGCCCTCGTCCAAAACCCAGCAAAACCAGATCCACCAGTTCGTACGGGCCAAGAAAATGTTCATCTCCAACGCCCCCAAAGCCCGGGGAAGGTCTTTGCGCAAGGACCGCCGGCGGGAGTCCAAGAAAGGCGGCCAAACGGCGCACTTGAAATTTGTAGAGCCCGGCCAAAGGAGCCCATCGCCCTATGGTCACATCGTCAATGCCGCCTTCCACAAAATAACCGAGTTCCAACTCGGTGCGGTTGGCGCACACCACGATGGCCGCCCCGCGTTTGGCGGCGATGGTCTCCAGCACCGCCTTTCGGACCCTGTGGGCCGTCAGAAGCCGCTCGTAATGACGCCCCACCAGGGGGGGAGTCGGCGACCTCTTCATCCGAAGGACCAAGGCCCAGAGCAAAGGTCGCGGAGCCAGTCGAGTGAGGATCTGCAGCCCGAACTGTGTCGTCCAATAGGGCGGGAGCCGCAGAGGCTTTTCCCGCTCTCCCACTACGCCCGTAATGTCCACAGGGATGAGTTCAACCCCTAAGCGTTCGTAAAGATGCAGATTGTAGTTTTCCCCCAGGACCCGCCGATCGATCATCTGCACCGCCAGCGTGGGCACTCCAGAGGTCGCACAGAGGGCGGCGCACACCGCACTGTCCAGGCCCCCGCTCGCACCCAAGGCCACGGCACGAGAGGGGCCGCGCACAACGCCCTCCCGAATCGTGCGCCTCCAGAATGCCACAAAGGCCGCTTCCCAAAACCCCTCGCTTGTCTCACCGGCCGGCGGATTCCGCGATACCGCTTCAGCCCGTTTCATCAAGCCTGACCTCGCGCTCCCACACTGGATCCAAAAGCTCTTCCAGGCGGCGGTCGTATTCCATGAAGCACCTCATGTATTCCACATCCTCGGCGGAACGGCCAGCTTCCGCGTTGATGGGCCGCGCTTCGGTGGCCCCGATGATGGCGCGGGCCTCGGCGTAATGATCCCGAATGGGGCACGGCAGAAAGAGATTGCGCACGCGTTCGGGAGGCTGATTGTATCCGTATTCCGCCTGCCAGCGCCGAATGTGGACAAACAAGGGCGATTTCAAGGCATCCGACAGCGTGCGGCCTCGAGCGTAAAGATCGTAGACGTTGTCCACGTGGTACGGAAAGAAGACGCACGGGGCAATGTTTCCGTGCCAATCCACATGGAGGTACCCACCGGCACGGCCCGCTGCGATGCATCCCAAAGAAAGGACCCCGCCGTTCCAGAAATCCACATAAAAGTAACCTTTTTTCTCAAGGACTTGAAGCTCTCGCTCCAGCATCCACAGCCTCTGTTCAGGCGTCACCAGCCGATCAAAGGAAGCATCGCGGCCGATGGGC
Proteins encoded in this region:
- a CDS encoding ammonia-dependent NAD(+) synthetase, with amino-acid sequence MKRAEAVSRNPPAGETSEGFWEAAFVAFWRRTIREGVVRGPSRAVALGASGGLDSAVCAALCATSGVPTLAVQMIDRRVLGENYNLHLYERLGVELIPVDITGVVGEREKPLRLPPYWTTQFGLQILTRLAPRPLLWALVLRMKRSPTPPLVGRHYERLLTAHRVRKAVLETIAAKRGAAIVVCANRTELELGYFVEGGIDDVTIGRWAPLAGLYKFQVRRLAAFLGLPPAVLAQRPSPGFGGVGDEHFLGPYELVDLVLLGFGRGLSDAAVLQVMSHYVRSLHKRYSRRLRPYLCPGYVRYLRCLWEMRLRKGGAQQGGDGA